One Thermosipho africanus Ob7 DNA segment encodes these proteins:
- the nth gene encoding endonuclease III, which produces MEIEKVAKLIIENFPRDHKEKDPFKVLITTVLSQRSKDENTEIAAENLFNKYKTPLELSKAKEEDIYELIKPAGLYRQKAKRIIEISKIIVEKYSGIVPDSLEELLKLPGVGRKTANIVLYVSFSKPALAVDTHVHRISNRLGWVNTKTPEETEFKLMEILPKNLWGPINGSMVEFGKKVCKPVSPNCKICPISKYCKWEGKR; this is translated from the coding sequence ATGGAAATTGAAAAAGTTGCAAAGTTAATAATTGAGAATTTTCCAAGGGATCATAAAGAAAAAGATCCCTTTAAAGTTTTAATAACAACAGTTCTAAGTCAAAGAAGCAAAGATGAAAATACCGAAATTGCCGCTGAAAATCTTTTTAATAAATATAAAACACCGCTTGAACTTTCAAAAGCAAAAGAAGAAGATATATATGAATTAATAAAACCAGCAGGTTTATACAGGCAAAAAGCAAAAAGAATCATAGAAATTTCAAAAATAATAGTTGAAAAATACTCTGGAATAGTACCAGATAGTTTAGAAGAACTCTTAAAACTCCCAGGTGTTGGTAGAAAAACAGCAAATATAGTTTTATACGTTTCTTTTTCAAAACCAGCATTAGCAGTTGACACTCACGTTCATAGGATTTCAAACAGACTTGGGTGGGTAAATACAAAAACTCCAGAAGAAACTGAATTCAAACTCATGGAAATACTTCCTAAAAATCTTTGGGGGCCTATCAATGGTTCTATGGTGGAATTTGGAAAAAAAGTATGTAAACCTGTATCTCCAAATTGTAAAATATGCCCAATTTCAAAATACTGCAAGTGGGAGGGGAAAAGATGA
- a CDS encoding bifunctional riboflavin kinase/FAD synthetase has protein sequence MRIVTVGVFDGVHKGHQEILNSLKNLSKKYNASPEIYTIVFPMEYYTGNFDGLLISLEDRITLLEMYGNVYTLNLHEIKDLSPYDFFDFISKGTKAIVVGQDFRFGKNAAGDIKLLENLSKEKNINLKVIDDLIIDGKRVSSTLIRKLLKEGNIQKVNYLLGRNYPIYGKVYKDKQLGRKLGFPTANIRRSKELITPKFGVYLCKVYTPKLHFGLMNIGLRPTVEKTKSVKYEVYILDFNEDLYGKEIRVELLEYLREETTFDSIDALIEQMKNDEKVARKLLEEKYGN, from the coding sequence ATGCGCATAGTAACGGTGGGTGTATTTGATGGAGTACATAAAGGCCATCAAGAAATTCTAAACTCTCTAAAAAATCTTTCAAAGAAATATAATGCATCTCCTGAAATATATACAATAGTTTTTCCAATGGAATATTATACAGGAAATTTCGATGGTCTCTTAATTTCACTTGAAGATAGAATTACCCTACTTGAAATGTACGGCAACGTTTATACATTAAATCTTCACGAGATTAAAGATCTTTCACCTTACGATTTTTTTGATTTTATTTCAAAAGGCACCAAAGCAATAGTAGTTGGTCAAGACTTTAGATTTGGAAAAAATGCTGCAGGAGATATAAAGTTACTTGAAAATCTTTCAAAGGAAAAAAATATTAATCTTAAGGTGATCGATGATCTAATAATAGATGGTAAGAGAGTAAGTAGTACTTTAATAAGAAAGCTATTGAAAGAAGGCAACATTCAAAAGGTAAATTACCTTCTTGGAAGAAATTACCCTATTTATGGAAAAGTATACAAAGACAAACAACTTGGACGCAAATTAGGCTTTCCAACAGCAAATATTAGAAGATCCAAAGAGTTAATTACTCCAAAATTTGGAGTTTATCTATGTAAAGTTTATACACCAAAATTACATTTTGGATTAATGAATATCGGACTAAGGCCAACTGTTGAAAAAACAAAAAGCGTTAAATACGAAGTTTACATTCTTGATTTTAACGAAGACTTATACGGCAAAGAAATTAGAGTTGAACTCCTTGAATATTTGAGGGAAGAAACAACATTTGATAGTATCGATGCTTTAATTGAGCAAATGAAAAATGACGAAAAGGTTGCAAGAAAGTTATTGGAGGAAAAATATGGAAATTGA
- a CDS encoding VanZ family protein: MKKKAIFIFIIIILWILLIFYFSSRNPLYSSQQSSFVTKILRKIDQIIDFSDTTLFKKVEILIKKLWFKTQYVPAEMLVRKTAHFGLYFILGFISFFGFHLLIKNIFSILLAITFPNLIAVLDEYTQQYYNRGSSLNDVIIDLSGITFGVAFAVIVYYTFKLIRKIFKKKGNSENLQN; encoded by the coding sequence ATGAAGAAAAAAGCAATCTTTATTTTCATAATAATCATACTTTGGATCTTACTAATATTTTATTTTTCCTCACGTAATCCTCTTTATTCATCGCAACAATCATCTTTTGTCACAAAGATATTAAGAAAAATAGATCAGATAATAGACTTTTCAGATACCACATTGTTTAAAAAGGTGGAAATACTTATAAAGAAATTATGGTTCAAAACCCAATACGTTCCTGCGGAAATGTTAGTAAGAAAAACCGCACATTTTGGCCTATATTTTATACTAGGTTTTATCAGCTTTTTTGGTTTTCATCTGCTTATTAAAAATATTTTTTCGATCCTACTTGCTATAACCTTTCCAAATCTTATAGCAGTTTTAGATGAATATACCCAGCAGTATTACAATCGTGGTTCCTCATTAAACGATGTAATTATTGACCTATCAGGCATTACATTTGGTGTTGCTTTCGCAGTTATTGTATACTATACTTTCAAATTAATAAGGAAAATTTTTAAGAAAAAAGGAAATTCTGAAAATTTACAAAACTAA